The sequence below is a genomic window from Ananas comosus cultivar F153 unplaced genomic scaffold, ASM154086v1, whole genome shotgun sequence.
ACCCATGTTACATATTTTTGTTCAAGAATACAGATATATGAATCTAAATCAGGATAGAAgttaaaacacaaaaataccTAGAGATGTTTAtctaaaacaaatataaatcCAGATTACATTTTCAATATAACTTTGTCCAAGCAAACTTGGAGAAGAAACTTAAATTTGCTGCACAATATCCTATTCAGTGTTGCTTTATATTACAACTTGATCAAGTAACTTATAGCCAATCATGCTACCATAAAGTTATTAAAAATGGTTCATTTATAGCCGTCAAGATTCACGATACAGGTTAGATGCAAAATTGGACTTGTAGATGACAAAAATAAGGAGATATGGGACTTGCAAACTcggtaaaaaagaaataaaaaagcaaaCATAAGAATTGAACCTAAAAGAATGGAACTATAAGCTAAAATCTATGTAATGAAAGAAATacaaggaaattaaaaaaaaagagtagaaaatGGGAAGGTAAATGAAGGATCTGGGACTGTCGCACCAAATCTAGGCATGGTGACTTAGATGAATTTCTTACTTGCAAAGCTTGCGCATGCTTCCAGAGTACCATTTCCGTGCAACCATCTATGTTGGCGAGAACAACTCAGCATTTCATCCAAGAGACCTAAAAAATGATGCATATCCATCAATCCATGAATTATCTCAATTCCCTGTATATTGCTTTCACCTCATTATAATTCCTGAAAGTCCAATAAAACATTTCCAGCAACATCTCCCATTCATCTGCCACCAACACCCACACCAGAAACATCACAAATCGGTGTCCTTTTAGCTGCATGATTAGTAAATTATCCACTCGAATTCCCTAAGGAAATTCTTCAAAAACTCTGGGCATCAATGAAACATTATGGTAACTATAATCAAAACTCAACAGGCAACCCACTCATCCCCTTGAATAAAATTCTCCGGAGAGTAAACACCCAAATGCTCCTCTTCTATTTGGCTGCTCCACTCCACTCTCGCACTAGCATTCGCCCCAGGTCCCAAACTCCCGTACTCCCCATAGAATAGCGTTTTCAGCGCAAAATCACCCCGCCACGGCAGCCACCCCTCAGGTCGCACTACCTCCCCAAAGTAACACCTCACAAACACCGTCCGCGAGTACTCCTTCCACGGCCTCCCCAGATACACTCTGTGCACCCGCGGCTTCTTCCTGTACAATTCCAAGTACTCTGCGCTCCCAGTAACTGTGCAATTGTAGAACACAAAGCCTGTGGGCTGCGACGGGTCGGTCCGCCCGTGCGCCGTCACGGCATTGCGCTCCCCCTTCTCTGGGTTCTCTAGACGTGGCACCACCTCGATGAGACAACTGTCCATAGTCACAGGTTCAACATTTTAAAGGAATTCGAAATAGTTcagttagtaataataatatctaaacTCCATTTTGGCTATAAATAACCTAGAAATTTCATAGTGTCTTGATGATTTTCTTGCAAACATTCTCAGCCTAGTGAATTATACTAGATTAGCCATCCAATCCAATATTCATGAGCTATTTGCAAATTCGTTAAATGAATCAGAAATTTTTACAACAATAGCCGACCTATCGAACACCGCAGCGGCATTTCCGAAGATGAAGTCAACGGTGCCGGAGATGCGGCAGTGGCTGTACAGCTGACGGAGGGAGCGGGCGTAGAGCGTGTCCTGGTGCCCGCGGAACTCGACGTGTTCGAGGACCGACATATCGCTGTCGGACCGGAATGCGACGGCCTGGTGCGCCCCGGGGCCGGCGGCGTTCTCGAAGGTCAGCCCCCGCGCCCGGAACCCGTCGGCGAGGACGGCGACGGTGGCGGTGTCGTAGGTGGTGAGGCCCGGCATCTGGGCGTGGcgggcgccggtgacgacggtGGCGCCCATGCCGTCGCCGGCGAAGACGAGGTTCGTCTTCTCGAAGGGGACTAGAACGTTCTCCTCGTAGATCCCGGCCTTGATGTGGATCACGAAGCGGCCGGATCCGCTAtcgggggcggcggaggcggcgtccTGGATGGATCGGAAGTCGCAGCGCCCGGATCTGCACACGGTGGCGTCGGGAACGGGGAGCGGGGTCGGGAACAGCGGGGACCGGGGCAGGGTTAGGGTTNCGtatataaaaagataataaatttttataataacgGCAATTCAGTAGAGTTTAATTTAGCCTCTATTTTAAAATGATAtcaatttctattatttttatcgATAAAAACAGGGATGGAGAGGAACTAACTTCACCACGACACCACCCAGGTGGTAAATGATGATCTGTTCTGGCCTTTTGCTGTTTTGTCTGCTAACCCAGGGTGCGCCTGTTAATGTGCATGCGTTTTTTTGATGGGGTTGTTGATGGGTTAGTAGAATGATGACATCGTATCTCAAGCCGAACGCACAAAAATTTTCGCGCCACCGTAGACACGACAGTTTAGCAAAAGCTATGACTTTGAAGATTTAGCTGCTAGATGAGGCAATATgaactatattttataacttcataaatttttatttaaaatattaaaaagccaTAATAAATGGTTAGTAGAACAATAGCATCTTGTTTCAGACCGAAAACACGAAAATGTTCGCGTCGTTGTAGGCACAATAGTTCAGTAAAAGCTATGATTCTTAATACTTAGGTGCTAGACAAGATAATCAGAACTAGATTTTATAACTTtgataaatcttttatttaaaatattaaaaagttataataaatagatctctaatttttatttttagagtattttttaCTACTACAccataattttaaaatctattttctGTGGCTAGAAcgaaatatatcattttttattaaaagatagttttaaaaggcactaaatttataaaaatgtaACCATTTAAACATTTATCGAGTGTtgctaataattttaataattaaaacccGATGAAGCTAGTGATccatttattatatcttattaATGCTTTAAATAAATGATCTATGAAGTTTATAAGACTTAGTTTGTATTGCCTCGACTAGCGGCTAAGCTTTCAGGGTAGTAGCTTTTGCTGAGCTATTGTGCCTTCGCTGGTATTTTTATGAGAATTTTTACtgtttttatatagttttctaataaaagaagaaatatcTTGTTCATTTTACTATGCGCCATTAGGGAGGTTTTTATAAAGActccaaaatttttatattttatattttaacatttGTATGTCCTGTAACAAATACCCGGTTAAACCTAACCCGGGTTATTCCGGGTTATAAATAAAAGTTACGAATCGGGTCAATTTCCGGGTAATTCTCAACCGGAAATATTTAACGGgtagttaaaaaaagaaaaaaaaaaaaaaaagaatatatttgaaataaaaattagactaaaatactattaatagcactaagctattggtactattagttttttaatcctttgattgagaaatgtgcggttaagatgatatgggcttcctagggttgagtgggtggttgattgaatagtataatctaacggataaaaataatcaaagggttaaatttaacagtggaaaactcgataacacaagtttttggtgctatcgatagtatcccagccggactccttaaaacaaaaaaagtataGAGATAAATAAGATACTtcagaagttttgaggggtatccCTTTATTACAAATAGTCACAGACTGTTCAGACTAATTCGAAATTTAAGTTCAATGCATGataacttcatatatatatatagagagagagagagagagagagagagagagagagagagagagagagagagagagagagagagagagagagagagagagagagagagagagagagagagagagagagagagagagagagagagagagagagagagagagagagagagagagagagagagagagagagagagagagagagagagagagagagagagagagagagagagagagagagagagagagagagagagagagagagagagagagagagagagagagagagagagagagagagagagagagagagagagagagagagagagagagagagagagagagagagagagagagagagagagagagagagagagagagagagagagagagagagagagagagagagagagagagagagagagagagagagagagagagagagagagagagagagagagagagagagagagagagagagagagagagagagagagagagagagagagagagagagagagagagagagagagagagagagagagagagagagagagagagagagagagagagagagagagagagagagagagagagagagagagagagagagagagagagagagagagagagagagagagagagagagagagagagagagagagagagagagagagagagagagagagagagagagagagagagagagagagagagagagagagagagagagagagagagagagagagagagagagagagagagagagagagagagagagagagagagagagagagagagagagagagagagagagagagagagagagagagagagagagagagagagagagagagagagagagagagagagagagagagagagagagagagagagagagagagagagagagagagagagagagagagagagagagagagagagagagagagagagagagagagagagagagagagagagagagagagagagagagagagagagagagagagagagagagagagagagagagagagagagagagagagagagagagagagagagagagagagagagagagagagagagagagagagagagagagagagagagagagagagagagagagagagagagagagagagagagagagagagagagagagagagagagagagagagagagagagagagagagagagagagagagagagagagagagagagagagagagagagagagagagagagagagagagagagagagagagagagagagagagagagagagagagagagagagagagagagagagagagagagagagagagagagagagagagagagagagagagagagagagagagagagagagagagagagagagagagagagagagagagagagagagagagagagagagagagagagagagagagagagagagagagagagagagagagagagagagagagagagagagagagagagagagagagagagagagagagagagagagagagagagagagagagagagagagagagagagagagagagagagagagagagagagagagagagagagagagagagagagagagagagagagagagagagagagagagagagagagagagagagaNATAGTTTGAaacaaattcaatttaaaaaaaattaatacgccaaaaaaattcaatcttaaaaggtaaaaaaaaattttggtaaagATCCGCCGGAGCGGGTAGCCTTAACCGTGCGTGTGAACAGGTAGAGCACGAATGCTCGGTTCCCGTCCCTGTCAGGGGAGATGCCAACCGTCTCTCCTTTCTACGAACACAAAAGACAAGGCAACAAAGAGAATTTATCAATCATTGTGTTTACACGTtgatatccgatgtgggactaattTTGCCATCAAATTAAATACCCTCGTCGGGTCTGGCTAGGGATGTAAAACAGGCCGGGTAGCACAGGGGCCGCCCGGCCTGGCACGGTCTCGGACTGGGCTACAGCACAGCACGGGTACTGTAACATCCGTGCCGGTACAGCCCGGCCGCGAAGCTCCTCTGTGGCCCAGCAATTTTGTTAGTACGGCAATCAATAGTACCCAGAGCGCGCTTGGTGATGTTAAGTTTTTTATTTCGCCGAGACCACTATTATTCGAAACTGCACATTTCTTTATCCAATGATCCAAAATCTAATAGTACAAAGCGctttatactattaatagcctAGACTTCGTTTTGAATTACAGGAAGATTGCATTACATgtggtaaaaaaatttatttgtttccgtacataatattgcaTTCCGTATATTGCGataagtcggttacgatatattttttgtgattccACCGAAAAACGTAGAAATATATTCCTAAATGCTTTTATCCCAACTTTATTTTATGCGTCGGATAGATCTCAATACGAAACTAAGTGCTAATATACTgttaatagtaccaagcgttttgtgctattaggttttcggacCCTAGATGGAGAGATATACGGTTTGGATGATAGTAATTTTCTAAGATTTAGTGGGTAgttaattgaatagtatgatctaacaaataaaaatgattaaaatgataaatctaacggcggaaaatttaATAATAGAACCAAATGCTCGGTGCTATcatcaatagtatagtaaccggcTCTACAAATTGTATaatattttgcataaaaatttacaaaaaatttatattttcacaAAACTTGATCACCTTATATGATGTTACAGactaaacttttttaaaactgatcaaaatactccTACTGTctctcctcgccctcctccaccgtctACGCGTCGCTGCCGCGCTCGACCCCATTCCTCACTCACATCTCCGCTACCGCCGACGGCAGCGGCGCGAGCTCTAACATGACACGGGATGTGAAGGTGAGGGTGTGGGTAGCTGCACAGTTCGAGACGACGGGACGTGGTGGGGTGCCGGAGCGAGAGGAGGTGAGTAGGCTGGGCATGCTGTTTCGGGCCGTCTACGTTACTTTAGACCAGGCCGGTCTTTTTTAGGCTGGACCATCTAGAAATTTTCGGGCCGGCCATGTTTACTTTGGTCTAGGCCGGCCAGGTCGTGAACCGAACATTGCGTGGTTCGGGAACGGtcagaatgatgtgggccctctagggttgagtgagtggttggttgaataatataatccaacggataaaaataatcaaaggattaaatttaatggtggaaaactcgatagcaccaaatctttGGTGCTATCGGATAGTATCCCAACCaaactctatttatatatatatatatatatatatatatatagagagagagagagagagagagtccagctgctatgctatcgatagcactaaacacttggtgctaccaagttttctgccgttaaatTAACccctataattatttttacccgttagattatactattcaatcaactacccactcaactctagggaacccacatcattctaactgcatatttcttaatccaaaaactaaaaaactaatagtattaataactttgtgctattgatagtattccaatctaattatatatatataaaagagacaGAGACATATGTGGTTGTTGGTACAAAGGACAAAAGAGCAGAGGGAATGTTTTATGGCCCAAGGTCCcaactaaataataatattattattaatagtgtTATTAATTCAACCCCCAACAAGACAAAGAAGCTTCTTCCACAAACACTATTCTATGGACAATGAGTTAAAACTTTTTAATCTTAAACTCTCCAGagtcaatttaattttttaagtctTTCTGGATGTTAACtcgaccatatatatatatatataaaaaaggagTGTGATAACGTTAAAAACTCGAAAGTATAATAACATAAAATCAGGttgatgtttttcttttttgaataaaaagaatattataATGACATTAagatataaaaattgtataagtgtgaataattaataaaatcgaTATTCCTACAGGGTTAATACAAGATATATTAATTCTACTAATTTTGATAAACtttatagattttatatttaaaaatattaaaacataacTAGACATAATGCTTATTTTATAGAGTTTTATTCTGTGATAAATCACAGCGTCTTGTTAGATTTATTCGActtgaaaataaaagaagattaataaatctggtttttttttttctgtcgttaacttaatttttttttagaataaaaaataaaaaactccaAAGAATTAACCTTGGCAACTCTAACATTGGAGAGCTATGCGATTTGTTAATATAAGTTTtgaacattttaaaataaaattttttaaaatttatgaaatttaatataaattgatataattaataattaagtttttgaaataatatttttggtgGATCTTTATATTTCTCAAAGTTTATTATTTAACACCATAAATACTTTCGTCCCTTACAAAGTAACTCATCATGTCGTTGCATTCAACTTATATTTATATCATATCCCTGATAGGGCTGTACACCCGGGGTGTTaactaaaatcataaaatataaaattttatatagtgaaatcataagatattataaaaaaataataagaaaaacaatttggctatttctttatttttaatatcttataattttattttttagtcatTTATGATCCTATCAtagacttaaaaaaaatatacaatatttaCTCTTCAATTGCCTCTCcacccacctttttttttttattttggtagcctattatttctttataaaaaatttgatattttataattttattcctGCACGATTTAGTGTATctcataaatttcaaaaaaaaaaatttttttttttatttccgttGGAGCAATAACACCCCCGGGTAATTAACAAACACCACACTTCCCTACAACGACATANATTCTAAAAAAGTGATTTCTATATAGCTGATTTTAATTTagagaattgattttggttaaaagttaTAAAGTGTTTGACTCAGTTTAGCACGAAagtaatttttctgaagtgattctATAAAGCTGTTTAACAAGTATTTTTGCCGTTTgcaaataacaaattttttttgctaaattttattttaaaatttaagtttaaattttgaattcgacttcaaatttttaaaattaaaattttaatattaaatttaaatttaaaatttgtgtccaaaattaaaatcaaatttggaGAAACAGATTTTAACTGATTCGGAGTTTGAGCctctaaaatcaaaaaattgattatgagaatcaaaatcagattttgaaaaaGTGGTTACCAAACACTTTATtgttgaaggaaaaaaatattattgacccTAAAGTTACTTCTCAAATTAAAGATCAAACACTCCGGAATTCAAGTACAGCTTCATATTAATTTCGACCTTTTATTCtgattcaattttgaattttacaaaaataaccaGGAAGATTCCATTCTTTATCAGTCACACCACACCATCTATTATCAAGCAATCATACCTCTCAATTTGAAGTCTAATCATGTTTctcttttgaataaaaaatataataaaaatattattttaataatcatAATGAGACggataaatttaatataaataattaattaataacatcACATCAGCAATATAGTGTTATGTCACATTACATAGCTTTGGAGTGTTGCATCAAAATCCGGGAGGTGACTTTCCTTTTTTAGCAAAAATGGGAAATTAAAGTCTCtaagcaacaacaacaacaacaaccatctaattaaattctagaaaaaacttcaaaaatcccctgtgatttcgtagtttctcattttgcccttctgtgatttaaaatgtatcaaattgcttccttgtggttttatttttatcttttggatagttttttcgttaatatttcattaaattatatacaaaaaacttcagatgcccatctagatttatcaaatattcactttagtaccctttagttttaactttatcactgatttaagaaaaaaaaataataaaattgataaaaaaaagagaaaaacgaaaccacagagggagcaaattgatacattttaaaccacatgggagcaaagtgagaaactacgaaaccacagggggattttttaaagtttttcctaaattctaataataatgCTTTTGTTCAATGAAAATCAACCACATGAGGTGCTTTTAGATAAACTCAGCCAACAATAACCTACCCCACTTTTGGAAATTCAGTATATGTTTGCATTGCTCGACTAATggataggggtggcaatccggctcgctgttcgtgagccagttcgtgttcggctcaaaatgagctcaagatcgaatcgctcgtttagtaaacaagccaaacacgagccgaatttttcagctcgtttaataaatgagccgaacacgagctggggtcatcttgctcgtattcggctcgataacagctcgaatacatatattttatatttatatatttatttaattatatatataatatatatttttattatttgatttttagcaaaataaaaatataaagacgagctcaattataaaaagacgcatttatatataaaatttcaactattagatcaaagtctaatggataaaattttataaatttattttttatatatatccaatataactcttttaatttactatttgcTGGTCAGCTcgtgagccggctcgtgttcggctcgtttattaatgagccgaacacgagctgaatttttcggctcgatactttaatgagccagctcgtgttcggcttgtttattaaacgagccgaacacgagctggccccagctcgctcgtgttcgactcgttgacacccctactaATGGGTGTAAACAAAGAGCACGTCCCTTCACTAAAATGGGTTGGAACATCTGTATGTCTAATCTATGCCGGCTCCGCACTTGGCTACCCAACGTTTACGGTGGGCACGATAACTGGTACACCAGAGGCCCATCAATCGAATCACTTTTTCGAGAAATACGAGTCATCTAAGCCTTACAAGTAAAGAGATCTATATATTCATTGATAAGAAGATATCGTCCGATTCTTTTTCTGTTGATTCTTTTCCGATCGAAGGTGTAATtttgtgcttttagaagaagcgCAGCAATTATTCTTGTATAAGATTTCGATGCTTCAAACCAAGCGGTTGTAGTAGCTCACCTTGTGTACAACAATTCTTGCAAGCTATGTGAGATGGTCGTAGCCGAAAGGCGAAGTAAAAGTGGAGTAAGACAGACACCTGCtcgttttatttaattaaaatagtcgTCTAGTCTCTGCCATGCACGTACGCAAGGACGTTAAGTGTACCGATTTTTATTAGATCGAGCAACCTGAAATTTGGGTAACCACACGAAAGTGAGATGTACGGCTTCGATGGAACCTTCACAATTTTACTCAAAAGATTGAGGTGTAAAACCATACAGAGTTTATCCGAACTGTATATAGATTAATTTGAATCAGCtatctaaactttcaaaattttgatttaactatccaacctttcaatgtatttgatttgagttggtcAACAAAActttgagtttaaaatttaagcaaattacttacttaatttaataaatttatagttgcaaaagTTATATAAGCTATATTACTTAaattgtaaagataaatgacacatttcaattttgaagtcaaataaactaaattaaaagattgaatagtaaaattaaaattttgaaaaactgagtagccaaatcaaaattgtcgatttaattcagataaattttatacgttTTTACCTAAGCGAAGGTTTGAAAGGTACACTTAACTATCCACTTCATAAAAACCACGTCCCGATCGCAGAATctcatttttattcatttttttactaTTCGTGAAACTAATCTAGGATTACGATGCGATCAGATAGAGATCTAATTCAACGTCAGATGAACGTACAGTTGGAATAGCGTGTTCATAAATAGTTTATTAATGTTCACTTCACTTAAGTCTTACttaattttattcgaattaattTGGTGGGAAAACGATTCGGAGTTATCTTAACAATATgaatgcatacatatatatgtatagattcGTCACTAAGTCAGATGcttatctatattattatagaatTAATTAGTACATGGTCAAAAGAATGTTCATAATAGAAACTGCACTACGTAAGTAGTGCAAAAATActatctatatgtatatacactTAATTTTTATGTATGCGGACGTATATGACTCGGTCTTCAGGGATATGGTTGAACACATGGTCTACGAAAACTTAGATAATACGCACATGGTTGCGTGTACGTACGTACATCCAATAATATAACTGCTATATACGGTTATATTATACGCATGGAATCACAGCTTAATTAAAGTGGAAATATAtaaagaccccctcaactataggagaATCTGAAATGGCCccccaaaactttttttttaaaatttttgggttGCATTGAAACTCActcaacttctatttttttattgagtTTTTATACTTACTTGGGGTAAAAATTTTATCCAATGTTATTAACCGTTAgttaatctaatttaatttattatgtaaaaattttgataaaatctcTAAAGAACGTGATAACATTTCTAAATTTGTCCACTAAAATCTAGAAGTTGAAgagtttaaataatattaataaaaaatagttaaggGGGTTAGTTCATAATGTCCTATAGGTCCGGGGGTCTCTACACATTTATTTTTCCCTAACTAAGGCATGATGTGtgcctatatatatgtatatgtNtatatatatatttatatttatatttatatttatatagtccggctatcgtgattttaaaagcacaaaatacttggtgcttgtaagttttctgccgttagaataacccttttgatcatttctacctgttagatcatactattcaatcaaccacccgcTCAACCTTGGaaaaccactatcattctaatcgcacatcccttaatcgaAATGAATGTCGAAACCTattagcaccaatgacttaatacttttaaaaacataggagcttaattctctctctctctctctctctctctctctctcgctctctctctctctctctctctctctctatatatatatatatatgtatatatatatatatatatgtatatatgtatatatatatgtatatgtatatatgtatatgtataagctggaatactatcagtagcaaacgggctccgttgtcatccatttgttttcgatgatggaacctccaaatcaacgatcggcaccgttgaacatgatctataccacttgaagtatctagaaatcaaatttcatacttttttgatattgttttcttatccatcgagtcgacacaaaaatgaacggctgaaaataaatattctttaaaaaatgatgataggagtcttgtagtcaagatcaagagtataaaccttgttttaaatagtttaaagaattttctaacaaaaattcaattgatttggatatctttacgctgttaaacgagaaaacgcctcatatcgaccattaaaattacaaattttgaaactctttgatcattaggcaaatgatgtcaaaaagatttgaaatttaatttctaaacacttcgagtggtatagatcatgttcaaagatgccgatcgtcgatttggatgctctatcatcgaaaacaaatggatgacaacggagcccgtttgctatcgatagtattctagctcaactctatatatataatgatcttgtgtgtgtgtgtgtgtatatatatatatatatatatatatatatatatatatatatatatagttgagttggaatgctgTAAGTACCAAAGAGGCTTCGTTTCCACATgcttatttttaatgatggagcctccaaatcgataatcggcaccgttgaatatgatctatacaaTTTGAAGAATTTAGAAGctaaatatcatatttttttgatattattttcttttccaccATGTAGTATTTGGTCACAAAATTGAATGGCTGAAATTGGatatccttta
It includes:
- the LOC109705951 gene encoding probable pectinesterase/pectinesterase inhibitor 51, with protein sequence MGATVVTGARHAQMPGLTTYDTATVAVLADGFRARGLTFENAAGPGAHQAVAFRSDSDMSVLEHVEFRGHQDTLYARSLRQLYSHCRISGTVDFIFGNAAAVFDSCLIEVVPRLENPEKGERNAVTAHGRTDPSQPTGFVFYNCTVTGSAEYLELYRKKPRVHRVYLGRPWKEYSRTVFVRCYFGEVVRPEGWLPWRGDFALKTLFYGEYGSLGPGANASARVEWSSQIEEEHLGVYSPENFIQGDEWVAC